The segment GAAAGGATTCTTTTGAGAATAGTAAATAACGGGACTCAAAACATAGAAAATGGATCTGGGTTTTCAAATCGACTTGTAATAATTGAACCAGATGATTCAATCTCATTTAGAGATTTTCGCGTTCAAGGTGGCCTCCAACAACGAGCCTCCACAAACTTTTCTCTCTTCTATCGCTTTTCTCAACCAGGGCCTTATACAATTATCGGCATTGCCGACAATGAAGAAACTATTTATGAGTCGGACGAGAACGACAATGTTGCATCTATTAGTTCTGAAGTTTCTAGAAACCTTCCAAATATCCGGCTTCAGAGTATATCGTACGAACCCGAGAGAAATATACTTCTTGACTCAACATTTTTAGTCAACGTTTTTGTTGAAAACAACGGCTGTGCCGACATACCTGAAAGAACAAATATAACACTGAGCGTAATAATACAAAACCAGCGTCATGGCAATACTCTCGAGCAGAAGATCTCGTACTTAGGAGGCCTTAGGCGCAACCAGACTTACGAATTTCAAGAAATTCCCTTTACCCTTACCCAGTCCTTCTCTGGCATGAACACAATAACTGCAATAGCCGATGAGCAAAATACAATACGAGAGCTTAACGAAAGCGACAATAGATTGGATACATATTTTTTTGCCGGAGGGGGCGCTAGAAGGGGGCCTACATGCATTATTCTGTCTCCTTCCCCCCCACTTTATCTTTCAGGCCAATATCACGACGTTTTTGTCCAATATTTAAATTATGTCCCCAATGGCCCAGTTTATTTTGACTGCGGCAACGGACAGCAAAGGATTGCACTCACATGCCAAGAAGTTGATACAGACGCGTTTTGTATAGCTCAATCCGCATGCAGATACGAAACAGAAGGCGTCTACACTGCCCGTGCAATTGGGCCACCTTCTGCTCCGATATGCCAACGAACAATAGAAGTGGAATTAGATGAATTTTCAATCTGCAATGCTTACATATAATGCTCTTACATATAACTCAAAAATATTTTTTTCATATAAACTTTCTTAAACTAAAGGCAAACAACAAAATCAAAATACCAAAATCCCGGCAAGAAGACAAATGAACAAATGAAGGCAGTATAGAAACCACAAGTGAAAGTGGAGAAGAAAGAGGAAAAAATTACCAAGCCAATGAGATGTTCGCCTCTGCTTGTTTAAAAGCGAGAGTAACAGGAAGAAGAAAGAAGAAAAAATTACCAAGCAAATGAGCAACAAGCTTCTACTTACTCTCACCTAATCTGAATCTAGCGTTTTTTCATGGCTTCCAGAACTCTGTTTTTTGCTATTTCCAGACCTGCTGCTCGCAAATCGTTGTCCTTATCCTTCGACTTCGCAATAGCAAGTCTCACGTTTTCTGAAATTTTCTCTTTTATCATTTTAAACATCTGCTCTTTCGAGCCTCCAATATACTCAACATAAGACGAGATTACCCCGCCAGCGTTAGCAATAAAGTCCGGAACTATCAAAACACCCCTTCTTATAAGCTTTTTTTCTGTTTCATAATCCATTGGAATGTTTGCAGCCTCAACAATTATTTTTGCGTTTATCCTGTCCACGTTGTCCTTATGTATGGCGTTTGGCCTTGCTCCAGGAATTAGAATATCGCATTCAGTCTCAAAAAGACTACTTGGGCCCATTACTCTGCATCCGTCCGGCCCCCCCTCTCTGCTGCACCCATCATAGGCAGTAACTGTTCCTTTTTCTTTCTTCACTTTCATCATCGTCTCATAATCAAAACCATTTTTGTTATACACCGCACCAGATGAGTCAGAGACACAAATGACTTTGGCACCCATATCAGTCAAAAACTTCATGGTGAATGTCCCAACGTTACCAAATCCTTCTATTGCAACCGTTGCTCCCTCAATGCTCATTCCCTTTGCCCTTACCGCTTCCAAAGCCGCATGCGCCACCCCATAGCCGGTCGAGCCTAACTCGTGTGGAAGGCCACCCATAGAAAGAGGCTTTCCTGTGCAAGCTTTCGGGTCTCCTATCTCATCAGCCAGGATTCCCATCTCATTTTCTGTTGTATTCATATCCGGCCCTGCACAATAGAGGGACGGAATTACATTTTTAAGGGCCCTTCCAAACGCCCTTATCAGCTTCTCTTTGTCAGCTTTCTTCGGATCAGCAAGAATTCCACTTTTTGCGCCACCAAAAGGAATCCCAGCCATCGCATTCTTCCAAGTCATTGTTCGGGCAAGAGAAGCTACCTCAGCCGTGGTTATATCCGGAACCATTCTTATCCCGCCTTTTCCAATTCCAAGGGCAGTGTTATCTATAACACAAACAGCATGCAACCCTATACTTACATCATGAACCTCTATTATCTTTTCAGGACCAAATTCATCTACTCTTTCATACATAAACAAGACCTCCTCCGACTTCCCTCGAAATTAGTAGCTATCTACAGACGTGCCTCTCTATATCACACGTTGAGCCAGGACAATCATAATCAGAACTACAAACTGCTGAGACGCATCTGTATTGGTTGGGTCCAGAGCCAAGCTCACACCTTTGGTTATATCTGCAATCAGAGTTCTTTGTGCAATACCCTGGTCTCAATCTACATCTGTGGGTCTCATCGTCACAGAACTCCCATGGAGCGCAGTTTGAACTCTCCGAACAGTAGCCTGGTCTATTTACGCAAATGTGCGTGTTTAAATCACAATTTTGCCATTCGTTGCAATGCTGATTATTGTCACAATAACCCCTTTTTGGTTCGCAGAGGTGTGTTGATGTATTACATGCTTGCCATCCCTTACATGGTGAGTCATCTGTGCAGTAAGATGGTCTTACAATGCACCTATAAAGTGCCTTATCGCAGAACTGCCACTCAGGGCAGTCAAGATCATTGCCGCAAAAGCCTTCCCTAACTATGCAAGTATGGTTTGCAAAGTCACACTTCTGCCATCCTCGGCAATCTATCTCAAGGTCACACCTGCCAGGAAGAGGCTTGCATCTTTTTTCTTGCGTACTGCAGAACTGATGAGCTTCACAATCGAACTGGTCAATGCAGTATCCTGGCTTTGGACTGCATTTGTGTTTTGTTGGATTACAATACTCAAACTCAGGGTCACACATTGCGTCAGAATCACAAAATCCAACTTTTGGAACGCACGTGTTGTTTCCAACTCTACATATTTGCCATGATTCGCAATCCGAGTCCATCGCACACCTCCCTTTCATGTAAGAACAGCGGTGGGTTTCTTGGTTGCAAACCTTAAGCGGTTCTTTTCCTCCATTATCACACTCAGAATTCTGCACACAATAGCCTTCTCTAACCACGCAGGTTCTTTTACTTTGGTCGCATCTCTGCCATTCCTGGCAGTTGTCATCAGAGACACACCCCTTCGAGACACAGCCAGAAAAAAGAACAAAACCAAAAATAAAAGCAAAAAAGTATACCCATCTCATACAAACACACTTGTCATTTATTTCTGCCAGATAAATTATTAAATAGTTTCTTATCTTTTTAAGTATCCGCTTATTATTTTATTATTCTCTTCTAAACCACCTTATGCCCCGTGAAGGCGGTCTTCTCTCCCTATACATCTTAAATAAGAAGTAGGCTATCGCGACAAGAGAAGCAGCAATTATAATACCAACAACTACAATAGCCAATCCAAAAATGAGGTTATTGTCAAAAGACCTTTTATTCTGCTGTGCCAACCTCAAAGCTTCATCAGCAAGCAAAACCGCTTTTTCCGGCTCAGAATACACATACTTTTTTGCCTCTGAAAGCTTGGCTTTTGGCTCATCAAAATCAGGTGCAAAAATGAGGCTTTCGTTGAGGACCTTTCCTATGAAGTCGTCAGTTTCGTTTATTTTTCTTTGAGCAACAGTCGTCCTGTTTTTCCTTTCAACTAATCTTTTTTGAGCGCCATCTAATGCGCTTTCAAGTTCTACAAGAGTATTTCTTGCCAAATACTCCTGTGAACTTTCCAAATATGTCCTCACCTGCAAAACCATCAGCTGCATGCCACTAATCCCCACATCAAATGAATAATTTTTTGCTTCTTTCTCAATCTCCCCCATCCTCTTCTCAAGGACGTCCAACCTCTCATAGATCACGCTTGCATTCGCAGAAGGTGAAGTTTTTGCCTCTTCGCCCGTTTTATTATTTTTATCCAACTTATCCATCTTATCCAACTTTTCTGAGCCATCCAAAATCTTGCTTGCCTGTGCGATTTTTCTTATTGCTTCATCATAAAGTGTTGCAGAAGTCGCTCCTCTTGCTTCGGACAGAAGCCTTTGCGCGTCTTGTATATCTTTTTCTAATGCCTTATCTCCTCTAGCCCTTAATGTATCTATTCGCATTTCCTCTTTTTGTATCTCGCTAAGAATTCTACTTGAAATCGTATTGCTCAATACCAAAATTTCGTTTTCAATTATATTTTTGCACTCAGAACCCCTATTTGCTGCAAGGGAGAACTCCTTCTGGTTATAGAGGGTTCTGACTTCTTCTGCGCAAATGAAAGCCCGTCTTTCTCCGAATCCAAAACTACGTGAGGCAAATTCTCGTAGCTTCTCGTATGCTGAAATATTTTCTTGAAAGGAAGCTAGCATTGATTCAATTCCCTCATCCCTACCACTTATATTTATAGAAAAAACCTTTATCTGAGCATTCCAAGTATCAGCAACGTAAAGAAGGGTCTCATTTACCCATACGGAGTGCGGGTTTGAAAATTTACATTCGTTCCCAGAGCATGAGCTTCTATCAACCATTCCAACAGGCTCTCCAGTGAGAGTAAAAGCAACAACCCTATTATTTCCCGTATCAGCCACAAACACATAATCCCCAACATATACTCCTCTGGGTGCAGCGAGAAAAATACCTCCTTTGCCCATGCCTATGGATCCTACAAAGCTTCCATTCAGACCAAAGATAGCAATCCTGTTGTTTCCAGAGTCCGCCACATACAAAAGGCCGTCTTTTACAAAAAGTCCGGAAGGATTGCGCAATTCATCATCAGACCCACTACTTCTGCTTCCTATCTGCCTCTCGTATTCATAGCTGTCTCTGCCCACTCTTAATACCACTATTCTGTGGTTCTCTGTGTCAGACACATATAACCGCTTATCAGAGGCAAAAACACCCATG is part of the Candidatus Anstonellales archaeon genome and harbors:
- a CDS encoding Glu/Leu/Phe/Val dehydrogenase, with the protein product MYERVDEFGPEKIIEVHDVSIGLHAVCVIDNTALGIGKGGIRMVPDITTAEVASLARTMTWKNAMAGIPFGGAKSGILADPKKADKEKLIRAFGRALKNVIPSLYCAGPDMNTTENEMGILADEIGDPKACTGKPLSMGGLPHELGSTGYGVAHAALEAVRAKGMSIEGATVAIEGFGNVGTFTMKFLTDMGAKVICVSDSSGAVYNKNGFDYETMMKVKKEKGTVTAYDGCSREGGPDGCRVMGPSSLFETECDILIPGARPNAIHKDNVDRINAKIIVEAANIPMDYETEKKLIRRGVLIVPDFIANAGGVISSYVEYIGGSKEQMFKMIKEKISENVRLAIAKSKDKDNDLRAAGLEIAKNRVLEAMKKR